In Periplaneta americana isolate PAMFEO1 chromosome 4, P.americana_PAMFEO1_priV1, whole genome shotgun sequence, one DNA window encodes the following:
- the LOC138698747 gene encoding uncharacterized protein, with product MLHRTASSRRRRASRSAASSAASSPQRGTPQARGSAGPTVRTRRASVAVGASDSRDSPEDGARSPRGSIAGDISSRNDFVPEPTRTSPRNSLVPEPTRVSPRNSLVQDQNRNPRNSLLPDSGRSPRNSLVPDCNRSPRANLVPDSSRSARNSLAPDFNRSPRNSLVPDPNRSPRNSLVPDPNRSPRNSLVPDPNRSPRNSLVPDPNRSPRNSLVPDPNRSPRNSLVPDPNRSPRNSLVPDPNRSPRNSLVPDPNRSPRNSLVPDPNRSPRNSLVPDPNRSPRNSLVPDPNRSPRNSLVPDPSRSPSRSPRGSLVPEAGRGIVEAAFERGAGFMEPSPSPYRMSVSARGAQINLGYSGGWSDMGSRRASSNVSQVSADDRRHLCERTKLSSDVGLTAYGSVVYQLKDANMEASGTCDFVCRALRIVYKTMVVTVVLVCLTSLPLLMLIMGAQFLRDCPVEPRLPVYMVVGGALGSLKMLWLLWRQVRSRRYERLDLGAPLDDGTLTPSAGTRLLSAALSLFLAAWFALGNYWILHIAWPEFAPTLFEPNRWCHETLYVFALVHLGVVYAVLAALLVLALVLGCCQLLACPLYK from the exons ATGCTGCACCGCACCGCCTCCTCGCGCAGGCGCCGGGCATCCCGCAGTGCTGCAAGCAGCGCCGCCAGCTCTCCTCAGAGAGGAACTCCTCAGGCTCGCGGCAGCGCGGGCCCCACAGTGCGAACTCGGCGCGCGAGTGTGGCTGTAGGCGCGTCCGACAGTCGGGACAGCCCGGAGGACGGCGCCCGGAGTCCGCGCGGAAGCATCGCGGGAGACATAAGTTCCAGGAACGACTTTGTCCCGGAGCCGACGCGGACCAGTCCAAGGAACAGTCTCGTACCGGAACCAACCCGGGTCAGTCCCCGGAACAGTCTAGTGCAGGATCAGAACCGGAACCCTCGCAACAGTCTTCTTCCGGATTCCGGCCGCAGCCCTAGGAATAGTTTGGTCCCTGACTGTAACCGGAGTCCGAGAGCTAACCTGGTACCGGATTCCAGTCGCAGCGCCAGGAATAGTCTGGCTCCGGACTTCAACCGCAGCCCTAGAAACAGTCTGGTGCCAGATCCAAATCGAAGTCCGAGAAACAGTTTGGTGCCTGATCCAAACCGCAGCCCTAGAAACAGTCTGGTGCCAGATCCAAATCGAAGTCCGAGAAACAGTTTGGTGCCTGATCCAAACCGCAGCCCTAGAAACAGTCTGGTGCCTGATCCAAATCGAAGTCCGAGGAACAGTCTGGTGCCTGATCCAAACCGCAGCCCTAGAAACAGTTTGGTGCCAGATCCAAATCGAAGTCCGAGAAACAGTCTGGTGCCTGATCCAAACCGCAGCCCTAGAAACAGTCTGGTGCCAGATCCAAATCGAAGCCCGAGGAACAGTCTGGTGCCAGATCCAAACCGAAGTCCGAGGAACAGTCTGGTGCCTGATCCAAACCGCAGCCCTAGAAACAGCCTGGTTCCGGATCCAAGCCGCAGCCCCAGCCGCAGTCCGCGGGGCAGCCTAGTCCCGGAGGCAGGGCGCGGGATCGTGGAGGCGGCTTTCGAGCGGGGCGCGGGCTTCATGGAGCCCTCGCCCTCCCCGTACCGCATGTCCGTGTCGGCCAGAGGAGCCCAGATCAACCTGGGCTACAGCGGCGGCTGGTCGGACATGGGATCTCGCAGGGCCAGCAGCAACGTGAGCCAG GTGTCGGCGGACGACCGGCGCCACCTGTGCGAGCGAACCAAGCTGAGCTCCGACGTGGGGCTGACGGCGTACGGGTCCGTAGTGTACCAGCTCAAGGACGCCAACATGGAGGCGTCGGGGACCTGCGACTTCGTGTGCCGAGCCCTGCGCATCGTCTACAAAACAA TGGTGGTGACGGTGGTGCTGGTGTGCCTGACGTCGCTGCCGCTGCTCATGCTCATCATGGGGGCGCAGTTCCTGCGCGACTGCCCCGTGGAGCCCCGCCTGCCCGTGTACATGGTGGTGGGCGGCGCGCTGGGCTCGCTCAAGATGCTGTGGCTGCTGTGGCGCCAGGTGCGCTCGCGGCGCTACGAGCGCCTGGACCTGGGCGCGCCGCTGGACGACGGCACGCTGACGCCCTCGGCCGGCACGCGCCTGCTGTCCGCCGCGCTGTCGCTGTTCCTCGCCGCCTGGTTCGCGCTCGGCAACTACTGGATCCTGCACATCGCCTGGCCCGAGTTCGCGCCCACGCTGTTCGAGCCCAACCGCTGGTGCCACGAGACGCTGTACGTGTTCGCGCTGGTGCACCTGGGCGTGGTGTACGCCGTGCTGGCGGCGCTGCTGGTGCTGGCGCTGGTGCTGGGCTGCTGCCAGCTGCTGGCGTGCCCCCTCTACAAGTAG